The genomic interval GGAGGAGACGTTCGACGCCGCCATCGAGACGGCGGCGACGATGGCGGGCGAGGGCGGGTCGGGCGGCCAGTCGCAACTGGGCGACTTCTGAAGACCGCGAGAACGGGGACGGGGAACTAGGGTTACTTCGCCAGCGACTCGGCCATCCGCTGGGGGAAGCCCTTGAGGAGCTCGATGATGCCCATCGGGTTCTCGTCGGCGCGGATGTACGAGCGCACGCGCTGGCTGAACATCTCGACCGAGATGATCAGCGTCAGGATGACGAGGATGGTCGCCATCATGTTGGTGTACTCGAACAGCCGCTGCTGGGTCGAGAGCACCTGCCCGAGCCCGCCGCCGCCGATGATGCCGAGCGCGACCGCGATTCGGACGTTGATCTCGAAGATGTACAGCGTCCAGGCGATGAACGGCGTGTGGACCTGCGAGAGCATCCCGAAGGTGATGACCTGCAGGCGGTTCGCCCCGGTCGTCTCGATGGCCTCGATGGGGCCGTCCTCGACCTCCTCGAGCTCGTCGGTGTAGAGGCGACCGAGGTTACCGATGGTGTCGGTCGCGATGGCCATCGTGGCCGTGAACGGCGAGACGCCGCCCAGCGGCACGTAGATGAGCGCCCACACCAGCGCCGGGATGGCGCGGATGGCCGACATGGCCCCGCGGAAGATGAAGTTGAACGGGAAGGGGGTCACCCGACCCGACCCGAGGACGCCGAACAGCAGCGCGAGCGGGAAGCCGAGGATGGTCCCGGCAAAGCCCATCGCGAGGGTGATACCCGCCTGCTGGAAGAGGTTCCGCTCCTGAATGAAGTCCCAGTACTGGTTCACGTCGAGCACCGGCACCCCGTTGACCGTGGTCTGGGGGAAGTACTGGTCGAGCGCGTCGATGAACTGGGGACCGTAGTGGAGTATCTCGGCGACCGAGAACTCGACGCGGACCAGCGCCTGATAGAACAGCGCCATCACGACGACGAAGAGGACCAGACTGACGGTGACCCGGACCCGGCGCTTGCGCCGGATGGTGTCGTAGCGGTCCTTGACCTGTTGGGAGGCGTCCATCAGCCCATCACCTCGTCGGTGGCGTCAGCCGCGTCACTCGCGCTCGCTTCGCCCCCGAAGTCGTCCTCGTCGGCGGTCAGCTGGTCGATGTCGACGGTCTCGTAGATGTCGTCGATGACGTCGAGCGAGAAGTCCTCGGCGTAGCCGTCGAACACCTTCTGACCGTCCTTCAGACCGATGAACCGCTGGCCGAA from Halorussus salilacus carries:
- the phnE gene encoding phosphonate ABC transporter, permease protein PhnE — its product is MMDASQQVKDRYDTIRRKRRVRVTVSLVLFVVVMALFYQALVRVEFSVAEILHYGPQFIDALDQYFPQTTVNGVPVLDVNQYWDFIQERNLFQQAGITLAMGFAGTILGFPLALLFGVLGSGRVTPFPFNFIFRGAMSAIRAIPALVWALIYVPLGGVSPFTATMAIATDTIGNLGRLYTDELEEVEDGPIEAIETTGANRLQVITFGMLSQVHTPFIAWTLYIFEINVRIAVALGIIGGGGLGQVLSTQQRLFEYTNMMATILVILTLIISVEMFSQRVRSYIRADENPMGIIELLKGFPQRMAESLAK